The region GCAAAGCAACATGTCTTGGAATCATTGCTTCCCTACGATTCATTTGTTATCAGCCATGAAAATAAAAAGCAGAATTGCTGTATATCTGCTCTGTAGTAACTAATTAAGACCGCGCTGCAGGTTTTTCCAAATATTTCACCATCGGTTCACTCTCCCTTTTGTTTGGTCCCGAGGGCATTTAATTTGTCCTGGATTTCTTACAAAAGTTTTGGCTTATTAGCCATCATCCTTACTAAATTTATGTTTTGAAAGGACCAGACTAATTTATTATGCTGCCATTCTTTAGGTTGCTCTCTTTTACCAAGTAGATCACCAACGCCAACTTCCACAAACAAGAGAGATAACGTGTGCGGCCAAGCATGGCCGCGGTCGTGACCGGAGCGATGGGCACCCTCCTGCCCAAGCTCGCCAACCTGATCACCAAGGAGTACAACCTGCACAAGGGTGTCAAAGGCGAGATCATGTTCCTCAAAGCTGAGATGGAGCATATGGAGGCGGCTCTGGTTGAGATCTCTGAGGCGCCAATTGATGAGCCGCCTGACAGGCAGATCAAGCTTTGGGCCAAGGATGTGAGGGACCTATCATACGACCTCGAAGATAACATTGACAAGTTCATGGTGCACATCGAAACCCATGGACAGCCAGAGAAGTCGCACAGCTTCAGGGATTTCATTGATAAGTGCCTCAGcctgctgaccaagggcaagattcgGCACAAGATCGGCATCGATATCGAAGACATCAAGAGACGCATTGAGGAGATCAGTGAGCGGCGTAAAAGGTACCAGATTGACGGTAAGGCTCCTGCCAAGCCACGCGGTCCAACTGTTGACACCCTTCGCCTGTCAACCTTGTATAAAAAGGCGACGGAGCTCGTTGGCATTGACGAGAAGAGCTTTGAGGTAGTCGAGATGTTGACACAGGGAGACGAGGTttccaagaaacagctcaaggtGGTCTCTATTGTTGGATTTGGTGGATTAGGCAAGACAACCCTTGCCAATGCAGTGTATAAGAAGATGAAAGGACAAGTCAATATTCAAACACAAAAACCGCAATTTGATTGTGCGGCTTTTATTTCAGTATCTCTTAATCCTAACATGAAGCAGATTTTCAAGAGCTTGCTCCATCAACTTGACAAGCACACGGACCAGAATATTAATGAGGCATCTTGGGGTGAAGAACAGCTCATTAGTGAGATAAGAACATTCCTTGAAAACAAGAGGTATGTATGTGAATATGTGTTCCTCAATGTTTCATACATGAACGCCACAAGGAAATTGCAGTAGTGCAGAACCCTCATGTTTTCTATTTGCTTTGCCATTTATATTAAACTTTATTAGATATCTCAATTCTGCTCAATGTATTAGAACTTAAATAGCCTTATGATATATGTGTTTTGTTATTAATTGAAGGTACTTGATTGTTATTGATGACATATGGGATAAATCTGTCTGGGAAAATATCAAATATGCTTTGCCTGAAAATGAATATGGAAGTAAAATAATCACAACAACTCGCATTCTTGATGTTGCCCAGCAAGCTGGTGGTTTATATCGTCTGCAACCTCTTTCTGTTGTTCAGTCAAGGAAGTTATTCTACCAAAGAATATATGGCACTGAAAATAAAACAACACCCGCTCAATTGGTTGAAGTATCTGAGAACATTCTGAAAAGATGTGGTGGGGTGCCTTTAGCTATCCTTACAATTGCTAGTTTGCTGTCCAGTAAAATGGAAAGAGCACATACACATGAGTATTGGTCCAAGGTGCATAAATCTATGGGTTCAGGGCTAGATAATAGTCATGATGATGTGAAGAACATGAGACAGATATTATCAGTCAGTTACTCTGATCTACCTCCACACCTAAAGACTTGTTTACTGCATCTTAGTGTGTATCCAGAGGATTATGAGATTAAAACAGAAGAACTGATATGGAAATGGGTGGGTGAAGGTTTTGTGAAAAAAGAACAGGGGAAGAGCTCGTATGAAGTAGGAGAGGCTTACTTGGACCAACTCATTAATAAAAGCTTGGTCCAACCTGAAAGATTTGACAATGAGAACAAAGTGCGCTCTTGTTGTGTTCACGATATGGTGCGTGACCTTATCATTTCCTTATCAAATGAGGAGAATTTCCTAACTATAGTTGGTGGTCAGCAGCCAGTGTATCTACCAAGTAAGATCCGCCGACTGTCCATCGAGACCTGCATTGAAGAAGTTGCTAATCAGCTGACAACCACGGGCTTGGCCCATGTGAGGTCACTTACTGTGTCTAGCCTAGCTTTCAGTTTGTTGCCAGCGCTTTCGTGTTTTCCAGTCCTACGCGTGTTGGATTTAACTGGATGCGATAAAGTGGATAATAATCATTGGAAGGATCTATGCAGTTTGTTTCACCTGAGATATCTGCGTTTAAAGGGTACATCTATCACTAAGATCCCGAAAGCTATTAGGAATCTAAAATTTATGCAAGTGCTGGACATATGGCCCACAATAATAGAAGAAGAGCTTCCGTCAACATTTGTTCAACTAACGCAACTGTTGTTCCTAAGTATTACAATGAAAACACTAGGAGAGCAGGATCTTCAAGTCCTTTGGAGCATACCATCTCTCAGAGAACTCTACATAATGGTGAAGGAACCTAAACACAGAAGAGGTAAACGGTTGGTCATTGACAGTGGTTACCCATTTCTGTGTCTAACGAGCTTCTGTGTCAATGGTGACACCATGATGCTGAGGTTTGAAGAAGGAGCCATGCGAAGTCTCCAAACTCTGCAGTTACATTTCTATGTGCATCGCACAGTACGTCAGTTTGGTGATTTCATATTGGGTTTAGAGAACCTCTCTTCACTTG is a window of Triticum dicoccoides isolate Atlit2015 ecotype Zavitan chromosome 2B, WEW_v2.0, whole genome shotgun sequence DNA encoding:
- the LOC119366508 gene encoding disease resistance protein Pik-2-like isoform X1, which translates into the protein MAAVVTGAMGTLLPKLANLITKEYNLHKGVKGEIMFLKAEMEHMEAALVEISEAPIDEPPDRQIKLWAKDVRDLSYDLEDNIDKFMVHIETHGQPEKSHSFRDFIDKCLSLLTKGKIRHKIGIDIEDIKRRIEEISERRKRYQIDGKAPAKPRGPTVDTLRLSTLYKKATELVGIDEKSFEVVEMLTQGDEVSKKQLKVVSIVGFGGLGKTTLANAVYKKMKGQVNIQTQKPQFDCAAFISVSLNPNMKQIFKSLLHQLDKHTDQNINEASWGEEQLISEIRTFLENKRYLIVIDDIWDKSVWENIKYALPENEYGSKIITTTRILDVAQQAGGLYRLQPLSVVQSRKLFYQRIYGTENKTTPAQLVEVSENILKRCGGVPLAILTIASLLSSKMERAHTHEYWSKVHKSMGSGLDNSHDDVKNMRQILSVSYSDLPPHLKTCLLHLSVYPEDYEIKTEELIWKWVGEGFVKKEQGKSSYEVGEAYLDQLINKSLVQPERFDNENKVRSCCVHDMVRDLIISLSNEENFLTIVGGQQPVYLPSKIRRLSIETCIEEVANQLTTTGLAHVRSLTVSSLAFSLLPALSCFPVLRVLDLTGCDKVDNNHWKDLCSLFHLRYLRLKGTSITKIPKAIRNLKFMQVLDIWPTIIEEELPSTFVQLTQLLFLSITMKTLGEQDLQVLWSIPSLRELYIMVKEPKHRRGKRLVIDSGYPFLCLTSFCVNGDTMMLRFEEGAMRSLQTLQLHFYVHRTVRQFGDFILGLENLSSLEHIDVTVFDEHKEMQTMKNAFEEEIRLNQNKPKPTLRILELGYEVVRKIQAKDQVIRAAYKFKEAAEGLRG
- the LOC119366508 gene encoding disease resistance protein Pik-2-like isoform X2 produces the protein MAAVVTGAMGTLLPKLANLITKEYNLHKGVKGEIMFLKAEMEHMEAALVEISEAPIDEPPDRQIKLWAKDVRDLSYDLEDNIDKFMVHIETHGQPEKSHSFRDFIDKCLSLLTKGKIRHKIGIDIEDIKRRIEEISERRKRYQIDGKAPAKPRGPTVDTLRLSTLYKKATELVGIDEKSFEVVEMLTQGDEVSKKQLKVVSIVGFGGLGKTTLANAVYKKMKGQVNIQTQKPQFDCAAFISVSLNPNMKQIFKSLLHQLDKHTDQNINEASWGEEQLISEIRTFLENKRYLIVIDDIWDKSVWENIKYALPENEYGSKIITTTRILDVAQQAGGLYRLQPLSVVQSRKLFYQRIYGTENKTTPAQLVEVSENILKRCGGVPLAILTIASLLSSKMERAHTHEYWSKVHKSMGSGLDNSHDDVKNMRQILSVSYSDLPPHLKTCLLHLSVYPEDYEIKTEELIWKWVGEGFVKKEQGKSSYEVGEAYLDQLINKSLVQPERFDNENKVRSCCVHDMVRDLIISLSNEENFLTIVGGQQPVYLPSKIRRLSIETCIEEVANQLTTTGLAHVRSLTVSSLAFSLLPALSCFPVLRVLDLTGCDKVDNNHWKDLCSLFHLRYLRLKGTSITKIPKAIRNLKFMQVLDIWPTIIEEELPSTFVQLTQLLFLSITMKTLGEQDLQVLWSIPSLRELYIMVKEPKHRRGKRLVIDSGYPFLCLTSFCVNGDTMMLRFEEGAMRSLQTLQLHFYVHRTVRQFGDFILGLENLSSLEHIDVTVFDEHKEMQTMKNAFEEEIRLNQNKPKPTLRILELGYEVVAAEGLRG